From the Halorhabdus utahensis DSM 12940 genome, one window contains:
- a CDS encoding Lrp/AsnC family transcriptional regulator, protein MDLDDIDRALVAALLEDGRASTQALAAGVGISPTAVERRIEALEDAGVIEGYAASVDYDALGYDVTAVVRVRTGTGPELVIETLGEYPWARSVYEVTGEDDVVLVGRFRDTDDMHENVAKLLTESAVRSVTVDVVLDTVRACEPISVDTSAE, encoded by the coding sequence ATGGACCTCGATGATATCGACCGCGCGCTGGTCGCCGCCCTGCTCGAAGACGGCCGTGCGTCCACTCAGGCTCTCGCTGCCGGCGTGGGGATCTCCCCAACGGCCGTCGAACGGCGGATCGAGGCCCTGGAAGACGCCGGCGTCATCGAAGGATACGCTGCGAGCGTCGATTACGACGCACTCGGCTACGACGTCACGGCCGTCGTTCGGGTCCGCACGGGTACTGGCCCCGAACTCGTCATCGAGACGCTTGGCGAATATCCCTGGGCCCGCTCGGTGTACGAGGTGACCGGCGAGGATGACGTCGTCCTCGTCGGTCGGTTCCGCGACACCGACGACATGCACGAGAACGTCGCCAAACTGCTCACGGAATCCGCCGTGCGATCGGTGACCGTCGATGTAGTGTTGGATACCGTTCGAGCGTGTGAACCGATCTCCGTGGACACGTCGGCGGAGTGA
- a CDS encoding P-II family nitrogen regulator → MSESETDGEIKLVMAMIRPDRLGAVKQALAEVGAPSLTVTQVSGRGSQAAKKGQWRGEEYVVDLLQKVKIECVVSEIPVADVVEAIREAAHTGEKGDGKIFVLPVEDAVQVRTGESGPEAV, encoded by the coding sequence ATGAGTGAATCCGAAACTGACGGCGAGATCAAACTCGTGATGGCGATGATTCGGCCCGATCGGCTGGGCGCGGTCAAGCAAGCACTCGCGGAGGTCGGCGCGCCCTCGCTGACGGTGACGCAGGTGTCGGGTCGCGGTTCCCAGGCCGCCAAGAAGGGCCAATGGCGCGGCGAGGAGTACGTGGTCGACCTGCTCCAGAAGGTCAAAATCGAGTGTGTTGTCTCGGAAATCCCGGTTGCAGACGTCGTCGAGGCGATCCGGGAGGCTGCTCACACTGGCGAGAAGGGCGACGGAAAGATCTTCGTCCTGCCGGTTGAGGACGCCGTCCAGGTCCGCACCGGCGAGAGCGGTCCGGAGGCAGTCTGA
- a CDS encoding ammonium transporter — translation MPVGGEVASGVNTVWALVVAFLIFFMQPGFALLESGQVRAKNVGNVLMKNMTDWTLGILSYFIIGFGFSVLIATLTSGQAITPMDSLFGHFGGASGWVGWLVGAVFAMTAATIVSGAVAERMNFKAYVFVAAAMTAVIYPVATGITWDGGLLALADNPANNGFIADIIGVGYQDFAGATVVHMLGGLAGLVGAYMVGPRKGRYDENGNSRPIPGHSMLLAVLGTLFLAFGWYGFNVGTSGIYDGANAFLGAQLGRVALNTTLGMAGGALAAMLVSTTWQGKPDPLWTANGLLAGLVAVTGAVPHVTWWGGLILGSLAGALVLPTFRWTVDTLKIDDVCGVFAVHGMAGAVGTALIPLFAYESGGTMILGDPWAFGGIDALGMQIVGVIVIGIWAVVGSAIAFGIADLLFGLRVTDEEEEVGLDEGEHGVTVYPEFVGGEPGTPGTSGPTVTPDGGELRTDGGRSLNGGDNE, via the coding sequence ATGCCGGTCGGCGGGGAAGTCGCCAGCGGCGTCAATACGGTCTGGGCGCTCGTCGTGGCGTTCCTGATCTTCTTCATGCAGCCGGGCTTCGCATTGCTGGAGTCCGGACAGGTACGGGCGAAAAACGTCGGGAACGTCCTGATGAAGAACATGACCGACTGGACGCTCGGCATCCTGTCGTACTTCATCATCGGGTTCGGGTTCTCGGTGCTCATCGCGACGCTGACCAGTGGGCAGGCGATCACCCCGATGGACTCGCTGTTCGGTCACTTCGGCGGGGCCAGCGGTTGGGTTGGCTGGCTCGTGGGCGCCGTCTTCGCGATGACGGCGGCGACGATCGTTTCCGGGGCGGTCGCCGAACGGATGAACTTCAAGGCATACGTCTTCGTGGCGGCCGCGATGACCGCGGTCATCTACCCCGTCGCGACGGGGATCACCTGGGACGGTGGCCTGCTCGCGCTGGCCGATAACCCGGCCAACAACGGGTTCATCGCGGATATCATCGGTGTCGGCTACCAGGACTTCGCTGGCGCGACGGTCGTCCACATGCTCGGTGGTCTCGCCGGGCTGGTCGGTGCCTACATGGTCGGTCCGCGGAAAGGCCGGTACGACGAGAACGGCAACTCACGGCCGATCCCGGGTCACTCGATGCTGCTCGCAGTACTTGGGACCCTGTTCCTGGCCTTTGGCTGGTACGGGTTCAACGTCGGGACGTCGGGGATCTACGACGGCGCGAACGCGTTCCTGGGCGCCCAACTCGGCCGCGTCGCGCTGAACACGACCCTGGGTATGGCTGGCGGTGCCCTCGCGGCAATGCTGGTTTCAACCACCTGGCAGGGCAAACCTGACCCGCTATGGACTGCCAACGGTCTGCTCGCCGGGCTGGTTGCCGTGACGGGTGCCGTTCCACACGTCACCTGGTGGGGCGGACTGATCCTCGGCTCGCTGGCCGGGGCCCTGGTCCTGCCGACCTTCCGCTGGACGGTCGATACCCTGAAGATCGACGATGTCTGTGGCGTCTTTGCCGTTCACGGCATGGCGGGAGCGGTCGGGACCGCGCTGATCCCCCTGTTCGCTTACGAGAGTGGCGGGACGATGATTCTCGGTGACCCGTGGGCGTTCGGCGGCATCGACGCGCTCGGGATGCAGATCGTCGGCGTGATCGTCATCGGGATCTGGGCGGTCGTCGGTTCAGCGATCGCCTTCGGCATCGCCGACCTGCTGTTCGGCCTCCGGGTCACCGACGAAGAGGAAGAAGTCGGCCTCGACGAGGGCGAACACGGCGTCACGGTCTACCCCGAATTCGTCGGCGGCGAGCCGGGAACGCCCGGCACATCCGGCCCGACGGTCACCCCCGACGGCGGTGAACTCCGAACCGACGGCGGTCGCTCGCTCAACGGAGGTGACAACGAATGA
- a CDS encoding Lrp/AsnC family transcriptional regulator: MVLDDIDRALVDALLEDGRASTQDLAAAVDVAPETVERRIEALEDAGVIEGYAASVDYDELGYDVTALVRLRVGESVAAVAETLATCAWARSVYEVTGEADFLLVGRFRDTDDMHENVAELLTEPAVRSVTVDVVLDAVRACEPLWIGDGVI; encoded by the coding sequence ATGGTCCTCGATGATATCGACCGTGCGCTGGTCGACGCCCTCCTCGAAGACGGCCGGGCATCCACTCAGGACCTCGCCGCCGCTGTCGACGTCGCCCCAGAGACTGTCGAACGGCGGATCGAGGCCCTGGAAGACGCCGGCGTCATCGAGGGATACGCTGCGAGCGTCGATTACGACGAACTCGGCTACGACGTCACCGCCCTCGTGCGTCTCCGGGTTGGCGAATCGGTCGCGGCCGTCGCCGAGACACTGGCAACGTGTGCCTGGGCCCGCTCGGTGTACGAGGTGACCGGCGAGGCGGATTTCTTGCTGGTCGGGCGGTTCCGCGACACCGACGACATGCACGAGAACGTCGCCGAACTGCTCACGGAACCCGCTGTGCGATCGGTGACCGTCGACGTGGTTCTCGACGCCGTCCGGGCCTGTGAACCCCTGTGGATCGGGGACGGCGTGATCTGA
- a CDS encoding P-II family nitrogen regulator — translation MSDDDTVDADDEIKLVMAMIRPDRLGAVKQALAEVGAPSLTVTQVSGRGSQAAKKGQWRGEEYVVDLLQKVKIECVVADIPAEDVVEAIREAAHTGEKGDGKIFVLPVDDAVQVRTGESGPEAV, via the coding sequence ATGAGTGACGACGATACTGTGGACGCCGACGACGAGATCAAACTCGTGATGGCGATGATCCGCCCGGATCGGCTAGGCGCGGTCAAGCAAGCACTCGCGGAGGTCGGCGCGCCCTCGCTGACGGTGACGCAGGTGTCGGGTCGCGGTTCCCAGGCCGCCAAGAAGGGCCAATGGCGCGGCGAGGAGTACGTGGTCGACCTGCTCCAGAAGGTCAAAATCGAGTGTGTGGTCGCTGATATTCCGGCCGAAGACGTCGTCGAGGCGATCCGGGAGGCTGCTCACACGGGCGAGAAGGGCGACGGAAAGATCTTCGTCCTGCCGGTCGATGACGCCGTCCAGGTCCGCACCGGCGAGAGCGGTCCGGAGGCAGTCTGA
- a CDS encoding P-II family nitrogen regulator: protein MSPATDDTDLELVMAIVRPEKLSDVKAALAEAGAPSLTVTQVSGRGSQPAKTGQWRGEEYVIDLHQKIKVECVVEPEDADDVVEAIREGANTGEKGDGKIFVLPVFDAVQVRTGDRGTDAI, encoded by the coding sequence ATGTCGCCAGCCACTGACGACACCGACCTCGAGCTCGTAATGGCAATCGTCCGCCCGGAGAAACTCTCAGACGTCAAGGCCGCTCTCGCCGAGGCCGGCGCCCCCTCACTGACGGTGACGCAGGTCTCCGGGCGGGGCTCACAGCCGGCCAAAACTGGTCAGTGGCGCGGCGAGGAGTACGTCATCGACCTCCACCAGAAGATCAAAGTCGAATGTGTTGTCGAACCTGAAGACGCCGACGACGTCGTCGAGGCGATCCGTGAAGGGGCAAACACCGGCGAGAAGGGCGACGGCAAGATCTTCGTCCTGCCCGTGTTTGACGCCGTTCAGGTCCGGACCGGCGATCGCGGGACCGACGCGATCTAA
- a CDS encoding cyclase family protein, producing MQDLTHPIETGMQTYPGDPAVSVEVVATHDSDEYRESKLTCGSHTGTHVDAPAHTEPTGETLEEFDVAAFERTCRRVDCRDLDAREPISADRVPTVESHVDCLVFWTGWDVHWGTDQYLDHPYLSPAAAERCAEQGVAVGVDTLNPDPTPSERADPAEPEGFPAHHAILGAGLMIFENLRNLGAVGDRFELRAYPIRLDGDGAPVRAVGVDRWPGGLSYTAIVRDVSGE from the coding sequence ATGCAGGACCTCACGCATCCGATCGAAACCGGGATGCAGACCTATCCCGGCGACCCGGCTGTCAGCGTCGAAGTAGTCGCGACCCACGACTCGGACGAGTATCGGGAATCAAAACTCACCTGCGGAAGCCACACTGGAACGCACGTCGACGCTCCCGCCCATACCGAACCGACCGGAGAAACCCTCGAGGAGTTCGACGTGGCGGCCTTCGAGCGAACCTGCCGTCGGGTGGACTGCCGCGATCTCGACGCCCGCGAGCCGATCTCCGCCGACCGCGTGCCGACGGTCGAATCTCACGTGGACTGCCTCGTCTTCTGGACTGGTTGGGACGTACACTGGGGCACAGACCAGTATCTCGACCATCCGTATCTCTCGCCGGCAGCCGCCGAACGCTGTGCCGAGCAGGGGGTGGCCGTCGGTGTCGACACGCTCAATCCCGATCCGACGCCGAGCGAACGGGCAGACCCAGCGGAGCCGGAGGGGTTTCCAGCCCATCACGCGATACTGGGGGCAGGGCTGATGATTTTCGAGAACCTGCGGAATCTCGGAGCGGTCGGGGATCGCTTCGAACTCCGGGCGTATCCCATCAGACTCGACGGCGACGGTGCGCCGGTCCGGGCGGTCGGCGTCGATCGGTGGCCTGGTGGTCTGAGTTACACAGCTATTGTTCGTGACGTGAGCGGAGAGTGA
- the hemB gene encoding porphobilinogen synthase, whose translation MNHPNRPRRLRTDGIRPLVSETTLDASDLIAPVFIDATTDERVPIETMPGHERVPVEQAVERVQEIRETGVEAIIVFGVPESKDSEGSRAWADDGVVQKAVRRITAETDAYVITDVCMCEYADHGHCGLLEDDARQDPVLTVRNDETLDALARTAVSHAAAGADMVAPSAMMDGMVGAIREGLDDAGHTEVPIMSYAAKYESAFYGPFRDAADGAPAFGDRRHYQMDPANAREAMREVTLDVEEGADVLMVKPALPYLDIVRDVRERFDQPVAAYNVSGEYAMLHAASEQGWLDLEATAYESLLSIKRAGADLILTYFAEDVAGAL comes from the coding sequence ATGAACCATCCCAACCGCCCGCGCCGTCTCCGGACGGATGGCATCAGGCCACTTGTCAGCGAAACCACGCTGGATGCGAGCGATCTGATTGCGCCCGTCTTCATCGACGCGACGACTGACGAACGGGTACCCATCGAGACGATGCCCGGTCACGAGCGCGTCCCGGTCGAGCAGGCGGTCGAGCGTGTTCAGGAGATCCGTGAGACCGGCGTCGAAGCGATCATCGTCTTCGGGGTGCCAGAATCGAAAGACAGCGAGGGATCGCGGGCCTGGGCCGACGATGGCGTCGTCCAGAAGGCTGTCCGGCGGATCACTGCCGAGACCGACGCCTACGTCATCACTGACGTCTGCATGTGCGAGTACGCCGACCACGGCCACTGCGGTCTCCTCGAAGACGACGCCCGCCAGGACCCGGTGTTGACTGTCCGCAACGACGAGACACTGGACGCGCTGGCCCGGACAGCCGTCTCCCACGCGGCGGCGGGCGCGGACATGGTTGCGCCCTCCGCGATGATGGACGGCATGGTCGGGGCGATCCGCGAGGGCCTCGACGACGCCGGTCACACCGAGGTGCCGATCATGAGTTACGCCGCCAAGTACGAGTCGGCGTTTTACGGCCCGTTCCGGGACGCAGCCGACGGCGCGCCCGCCTTCGGTGATCGCCGCCACTACCAGATGGATCCCGCCAACGCCCGCGAGGCCATGCGTGAGGTGACTCTCGACGTCGAAGAGGGGGCGGACGTCCTGATGGTCAAGCCAGCATTGCCGTATCTCGACATCGTCCGTGACGTGCGCGAGCGCTTCGACCAGCCCGTCGCCGCGTACAACGTCAGCGGCGAGTACGCGATGTTGCACGCCGCAAGCGAACAGGGCTGGCTCGATCTGGAGGCGACCGCTTACGAGTCGCTCCTCTCGATCAAGCGTGCGGGTGCCGATCTCATTCTGACGTACTTCGCCGAGGACGTCGCCGGCGCGCTGTAG
- a CDS encoding ammonium transporter, whose translation MIEALPLQVEPSALTDAISNVWVLTVTFLIFFMHAGFAMLEAGQVRAKNVANQLTKNLLTWSVGVTVFFVIGAGISGLIGGDPYTDAFPFLDEEYIGWLYGAVFAMTAATIVSGAVAGRAKLRAYVTYTFLLAAVIYPVVTGITWVGEYIAVGDAVFHDFAGGMIVHGLGGIAGLTAAYILGPRMDRFGEDGSPNVIPGHSMTFAVLGTLMLAFGWYGFNVGTAAVFAEAGPNGDLLAFNGAVLSRVAMGTTIAMAAGAMGAGLVAWLKTDKVDTLYVANGLLAGLVGITAIPDTTTWWGAFIVGGLAGAQLPIVFGFVENRLKIDDVCAVFPVHGSAGVLGTLAFPFVAVEAWQGGLDLGFVVEGFITQVLGVVIIAAWTILATGVVWGALKAIGQARVTPEHEREGLDLSEHGVETYPEFGDEDPLVADGGVSAVRSRGDSDE comes from the coding sequence ATGATCGAAGCGCTCCCGTTGCAAGTCGAGCCGAGCGCGCTGACTGATGCGATCAGCAACGTCTGGGTACTCACCGTCACGTTCCTGATCTTCTTCATGCACGCCGGCTTCGCGATGCTGGAGGCCGGGCAGGTCAGAGCGAAGAACGTCGCCAACCAGTTGACGAAGAACCTGCTGACCTGGAGCGTCGGGGTGACGGTGTTCTTCGTGATCGGGGCCGGGATCTCCGGACTCATCGGGGGCGATCCGTACACCGACGCGTTCCCGTTCCTCGACGAGGAGTACATCGGCTGGCTCTACGGTGCCGTCTTCGCGATGACGGCCGCGACGATCGTCTCCGGGGCCGTCGCCGGCCGGGCGAAACTCCGGGCGTACGTCACCTACACGTTCCTGCTGGCGGCCGTGATCTACCCCGTCGTCACGGGGATCACGTGGGTCGGTGAGTACATCGCCGTCGGCGACGCCGTCTTCCACGACTTCGCGGGCGGGATGATCGTGCACGGACTCGGCGGGATCGCCGGCCTGACCGCCGCCTACATCCTCGGTCCGCGGATGGATCGCTTCGGCGAGGACGGTTCGCCGAACGTCATCCCCGGCCACTCGATGACGTTCGCCGTGCTGGGCACGCTCATGCTCGCCTTCGGCTGGTACGGGTTCAACGTCGGCACCGCAGCCGTCTTCGCCGAGGCCGGCCCGAACGGCGACCTGCTGGCGTTCAACGGTGCCGTGCTGAGTCGCGTCGCGATGGGTACGACGATCGCGATGGCCGCCGGCGCGATGGGTGCCGGCCTGGTCGCCTGGCTCAAGACCGACAAGGTCGACACCCTCTACGTCGCCAACGGCCTGCTGGCGGGCCTGGTCGGGATCACGGCGATCCCGGACACGACGACCTGGTGGGGCGCGTTCATCGTCGGTGGTCTCGCCGGCGCTCAGCTCCCGATCGTCTTCGGCTTCGTCGAGAACCGCCTGAAGATCGACGACGTCTGTGCGGTCTTCCCGGTTCACGGCAGCGCTGGCGTGCTCGGGACGCTCGCGTTCCCGTTCGTCGCCGTCGAAGCCTGGCAAGGCGGCCTCGACCTGGGCTTCGTGGTCGAGGGATTCATCACGCAGGTCCTCGGCGTCGTCATCATCGCCGCGTGGACGATCCTCGCGACGGGGGTCGTCTGGGGCGCCCTCAAGGCGATCGGCCAGGCCCGCGTCACACCCGAGCACGAGCGTGAGGGGCTGGACCTGAGCGAGCACGGCGTCGAGACCTACCCCGAGTTCGGCGACGAGGACCCACTCGTCGCCGACGGTGGCGTCAGTGCGGTCCGCTCGCGGGGTGATTCCGATGAGTGA